The following proteins are encoded in a genomic region of Triticum dicoccoides isolate Atlit2015 ecotype Zavitan chromosome 1B, WEW_v2.0, whole genome shotgun sequence:
- the LOC119300614 gene encoding 3-ketoacyl-CoA synthase 5-like, giving the protein MVSKHLKPLYQLVVNNFLIVVVAPVTALVVLRKAAQLGPDELLSRLHGLRQVHVFLAVFLPIAIATLYFMRRPRSVYLVDYACCRPKSNCRVSIGSFIESARLSPYIDDGTFHFMSRMLQRSGLGDQTYLHPSLHHIPPHCCLSESRDEAEQIIFATIDDLLAKTGISPDAIDILVTNCSGFTPTPTFTEIMVNKYKLRGDIRNVNMSGMGCSAGVISLDVARSLLQAAPRGAHALVVSMEITSFIYYTGPDRTMLLPGALFRMGAAAVLLSTSRAKSRLRLTHIVRTLTAAKDRAYLCASLKEDEHGETGIYLSKDLVPVAGETLKANIAALGSVVLPPSEKLLFALSFIARKALGRRIKLYVPDFRMAFEHFCVHSGGRAVIDAVQTSLCLSDENVEPSRMTLHRFGNTSSSSLWYELAYIEAKGRMRKGDRVWMVGFGSGFKCNSAVWECIRSPSDVTTLGAPWADSIHQYPVKI; this is encoded by the coding sequence ATGGTGAGCAAGCACCTCAAACCCCTCTACCAGCTGGTCGTGAACAACTTCCTCatcgtcgtcgtggcaccagtcacaGCCCTCGTCGTTCTCCGCAAAGCCGCGCAACTCGGCCCCGACGAGCTGCTCTCCCGGCTCCATGGGCTGCGGCAGGTCCATGTCTTCCTCGCTGTCTTCCTACCGATCGCCATAGCCACCCTCTACTTCATGCGCCGCCCTCGTAGCGTGTACCTCGTGGACTACGCCTGCTGCCGGCCTAAATCCAATTGCCGCGTATCCATAGGCTCCTTCATCGAGAGCGcccgtctgtcaccgtacatcgacGACGGCACCTTCCATTTCATGTCGCGCATGCTGCAGCGCTCGGGCCTGGGCGACCAGACCTACCTCCACCCTTCGCTGCACCACATACCGCCGCACTGCTGCCTGAGCGAAAGCCGCGACGAGGCGGAGCAGATCATCTTCGCCACCATCGACGACCTGCTCGCCAAGACGGGCATAAGCCCCGATGCGATCGACATACTCGTCACCAACTGCAGCGGCTTCACCCCGACACCAACCTTCACCGAAATCATGGTGAACAAATACAAGCTCCGAGGCGACATCCGGAACGTCAACATGTCCGGGATGGGGTGCAGCGCCGGGGTGATCTCCCTCGATGTGGCAAGGAGCCTCCTGCAAGCGGCGCCGCGGGGCGCGCACGCCCTTGTGGTGTCCATGGAGATCACCTCCTTCATATACTACACCGGACCGGACCGGACCATGCTGCTGCCAGGTGCGCTCTTCCGGATGGGCGCGGCAGCGGTGCTGCTGTCCACGTCCAGGGCCAAGTCCCGGCTCCGGCTCACACACATCGTGCGAACGCTCACCGCCGCCAAGGATAGAGCCTACCTGTGTGCGTCGCTCAAGGAGGACGAGCATGGAGAGACGGGGATATACCTGTCCAAGGACCTCGTGCCCGTTGCCGGAGAAACGCTCAAGGCCAACATCGCCGCGTTAGGGTCCGTCGTCCTCCCGCCGTCCGAGAAGCTGCTCTTTGCGCTATCCTTCATCGCCCGGAAGGCGCTGGGCAGGAGGATCAAGCTGTACGTGCCTGATTTCCGCATGGCCTTCGAGCACTTTTGCGTCCATTCCGGCGGCCGGGCGGTGATCGATGCGGTGCAGACCAGCCTGTGCCTGTCGGATGAGAACGTTGAGCCATCACGGATGACGCTTCACCGGTTTGGGAACACGTCCAGCAGCTCGCTGTGGTACGAGCTGGCGTACATCGAGGCCAAGGGACGGATGCGGAAGGGTGACCGCGTGTGGATGGTTGGCTTCGGCTCTGGCTTCAAGTGCAACAGCGCCGTGTGGGAGTGCATAAGGTCGCCCAGCGACGTCACCACTCTTGGCGCGCCCTGGGCTGATTCCATCCATCAGTACCCTGTGAAGATCtag